From Euwallacea fornicatus isolate EFF26 chromosome 35, ASM4011564v1, whole genome shotgun sequence, a single genomic window includes:
- the LOC136348831 gene encoding uncharacterized protein, whose translation MTVLLVLLITLTWTDAEVQIEVTNKEPGPIWVGIQGDPGHAHLSDGGFDLSQGQTVIVSAPDDWSGKFWPRTWCEPTRQHCETGSCGDRIPCKGQGGTPPYTLIEITLNGYKGLDYYGLSLIEGMNLRANATPVDGQEVLGDKFSCAKIQCLIDINNDCPDELRLIYSGQTIGCKSPCTKFNTDMYCCRGQHDRPETCNSTEWPKDYANTFFKEKCPDAYSYIFDPKKGTFTCKASRYKIQFGASF comes from the exons ATGACTGTTCTCCTCGTCCTCCTAATCACCCTTACTTGGACCGACGCAGAAGTTCAAATCGAGGTCACCAATAAAGAACCGGGTCCCATATGGGTGGGCATTCAAGGAGACCCAGGACATGCCCATTTATCCGACGGAGGGTTTGATTTGTCTCAAGGGCAAACG GTGATTGTCTCAGCTCCCGATGATTGGTCTGGAAAATTCTGGCCTAGAACCTGGTGCGAACCTACCAGGCAACACTGCGAAACTGGTAGCTGCGGGGATAGGATACCATGTAAGGGACAAGGAGGAACTCCGCCTTACACTCTCATTGAGATTACCCTCAATGGATACAAAGGATTGGACTACTACGGGCTTTCTTTGATTGAAGGGATGAACCTTAGAGCGAACGCAA CACCGGTTGATGGCCAAGAGGTGTTAGGAGATAAATTTAGTTGCGCTAAAATCCAGTGCCTCATAGATATCAACAATGACTGTCCAGATGAACTCAGGCTAATATACTCAGGTCAAACTATAGGCTGCAAGTCGCCATGTACTAAGTTTAACACGGATATGTACTGTTGCAGGG GACAGCACGATCGTCCGGAAACGTGTAATAGCACAGAGTGGCCTAAAGACTATGCAAACACGTTCTTCAAAGAGAAATGTCCAGATGCCTATAGCTATATTTTCGATCCGAAAAAGGGAACTTTTACTTGCAAGGCTTCGAGATACAAAATTCAGTTTGGAGCTAGTTTTTAA